The Vigna unguiculata cultivar IT97K-499-35 chromosome 11, ASM411807v1, whole genome shotgun sequence genomic sequence TCCATTGATTTTCTTACTTCACTTGGTTTTCTGTGGTGCAATTTGTCCTCCTGATCTTCTGGCAACAATGTCCTAGATGCCACTAGACCAGATAGTTTTGATAGATTCCCTCTGATTGAAGCAGGAGGTACATCATCAACTTCCTTTGCACCCTTTGCCCAAACAGAACCAGCAACTAATGGACCTGAATGTGATGGCTTCTTATATATATGCCCAGAGAAATTATTTTCCATTGCTTTAGCATCTTCTGACTGTTTGTGAGGGAAAACCAGAATCCCAGACACTGCTCCCCTATGAGGGTTGTATAATTCACTTCGGTTCTTTGAGCTGGAATAACGTCCTTGCTGCATCAGACAACAGTAAGATAAGCCTAGTggaagaaaagttaaaaagaaaataggaCAGTGGAGGTAACATGTGAGAAGAGAACAAGAATACTTAAAATGTATTGAAAAATCTCCTAGCTGAATCAAGAGACAATTGAAAgcaaaaaattttattttcttttgccCAATTTCACAGCCAATAAACTGAACACAATTTGCCCAATAGACCAAGGTAATCATAGAGGCAAGTTatacaataaaatttgaaacttttcaGATCACCTGTACTGATACAGCTGGGTCGGTATTGTCTTTTGCTGTGAAGCTGGCCCTGTTCCCTTTTTCTTGTCTAACTCCCGAGGCAACTTTTTGGTCCCTACCTCCAATAGCTCCTTGCctaagatgataaaaaaaaatgaatatatattacTTATCATTTATAAGCAATAGGTTGCAAATGTATGAATCAAGTCATGCAGAAAGCACGGCTAACAGTTGTGGTGAAACAAATGAAGGTAAACGGTAGGAGCAGCATGGACCAAATGTAACTATGTGTTCAAGGCTTCAATTATCAATAATATGAAAACTTATTTTACTGGAAGTATACAAGAGATCCCATTATTGATGATTTTGTTCATGGCAGAGATGTCAGCATTCAAAAGAGACTAATATGATCCACAATGAACTTGTTCAGATTAAGCCATATATAAGTTACACTCCAAGAAAAAATTTCCATTCCAGAGACTGAAGCCGCCATAACAATATTAATTactaaagttacatataattGTTTTGGCCTCAAAATAAATACAGTTAACCTATATCAGTGTACCTTCTGGCTTCATCTCGTAACTTAGCATCAATTTCCTTGCTGGGAGCATATTTTGGTAAACTTGATGGATCACAAGGCACAGGCTCTGATGTAAAGAACTGCCAACAAAATGgggaaatataaaaaatggagAATTGCACGCCTATAAGCaggttagaaagaaaaaaaaggttccTAAAATATGTTGGACATAATTGTGCaagaattttgattatttttacaaCTTCATAACATAGCAGTACAGTAACAACAATATCTCTTGACTTGTCTATTTGAATCTGACTTCCTGATTCCCCTGTATTGAATGGTGGGAAGATTCTCTTCAAAGCGCataaaggaaaaggaaaaggaaaaagaaaaagaacaaatgtaGAATAGCATGAATGTCAAAGTGTAAAAGAAGTACAAAACTAAATGTAACTCATTTTAGCAGGTGATGATGGACAAAAATATTTAGAACTAAGAACTTATATTGAATATTGACACATCACTGAGATATCAAACGTTTGCAATTTGGATACTTCCAATGTCAGGTAATTCCTATTTGTCTGATCACATATTCTTCCCCAGATATATGAGAATCTAAATGAGAATGAATTACAAGATAGAGATTTACGAAATATGTGATTCGAAAAACTTTGATTTGTACGTCCGAATGAGAAGCATTAATCACACTTTTGTGTGCATCTATTGGCATATCACTTATGGTTGATCACAGTGATGTCATGGAAGCAAGCAACATGAAGAGCTTCACTAAACAATGATACAAATTTTCCTTCAAATACCACTGAGATTATATAGGGAAAAGAAAGTCAATCAAATGCTATAACTGCTTGCCGGGGATAAAAACCAGCTTACCTCGCTTTTCAGAGCAGCTGCTGCAGTCCCTCGTTGTGCTGGCTCTACTGAAAGCAGTGTCTCTATAAGTTTTACAGCAGTAGATGGGTAGTCCTTAAATGTCTCAGCAACACATCGTCTATAATGGTGTGGCGGCCTGAATACTGTTGAATGTGACAGCCGCAATTTAAGCCAATACTCATCAGATGGTGAACCGCAAAGTTTAAAAATTCGATGCAATTGCTCAACCtacaaagaaataaagataCTAGATTATTAACAACAATACTAGTATTAGAAAAATGATGGAAACtgcacttatatatatatactcatacCTCTGTTTTTCCTGGTAAAATGGGCCTTCCAGTATATAGTTCACCCAGTATGCAACCAGTGCTCCACAAATCCACTGCAACCCCATAATGATTTGCTCCAAGTAAAAGTTCTGGTGGTCTATACCATAGAGTTACTACTCGGCTTGTCAATGGGACACTGTGGCGGGGGTCAAAAAAACTTGCCAAACCAAAATCAGCGATTTTTAAGATTCCATTATTGTCAATGAGAAGATTTGAGCCCTTTATGTCGCGGTGGAGCACACCATGACTATGacaatgatccaatccactaaGAAGTTGCTGCATGTAGCACTTTAGCTGACATATAAAGAATATTGTTGTTTTAGGAGTattctattaaaaaattgagTATAAAGCAAACATGTTACATACATAGCTACTTTTCTATTCTTGTAGTCCTATACCAGACATGTACATGCAAAAAAATCTGAACTTCATGTAAAATAGATTgagtaaatgaaaataaatcactGTTACCTGTGCTTCAGAGAACTTGATTTCAGGATTTGATGCAAGTCCTGTAAGATCATGCTCCATATACTCAAAAACAAGGTACAAGCTGCGAGACATATGCGACGTTACCAAGCCCTCCAATTTTATAATGTTTGGATGGTCAAGCCTACGCAGAACATGGATTTCCCTTGCCATAAACTTCACACTCTCAGGATCAAGATTGTCAAAGCGTACTTTCTTCAATGCAACAAACTTGCGGTTAATCACATCCCTTGCCTTATAAACAGTACTATAAGTTCCTTGCCCAATCTGCATAATAGAATGCCATCATCATATCATTCATTCACCAATATAAGAAGTTTATACTCACAAAAACAAACAAGACAAAATCAAACCAGTCTAACAgtcattctttttttaaaaacatcttGAACTCCAAACCAATACACAAACAGATTGATGCAGCATCTTTGACATGAAGCGTTCAGCAGACAGTAAGAATTACAGAACAGTTTGATTATGATATAAACACAGACAGCAGACAAGACCACTTACTTTGTCCAACTTCTCAAAATTATTCGCTCTCCGAGGTATCCATCCCTTAATAGCTTCACCAGCAACAGAAGAAAGCCATTCTGGCCATCCAGCTGCAACTTGTTCTCCCTCTATAGCCTTTGGAATTCTTCCAGGGCCAATATGATCCACAACAGTCACTTCAGGCTTCTCTGTTCTCTTCTTCCCATCATGATCAACATACAATTGCCCTGAACCATTGGCCTTCTTGTCAATCAATGAACCTTTTACACGGCCACCTTCTATTATCACATCTTTAGCTCCACCTTCATCAACCCTCCTAGTCGAATTCAACCGCAAAACATTCAACTCTGAAGGCCTTGTGCTATACGATTGCAATTTCTTAGTGACACCTACCTTGCTGTCCTCTACAGCTGAACTCTTAGAGCATAAGCAACCCATGTTGAAGCACAACGATATCACATCAACTTCACAAAATTATTATCCTTCAAAAAGTAGGATCGCCATCCACCAGCACCACTTCTTCCAACAACTCCACCAAAACTCATAAAAATTAAGTCACCCACTACACAGTACCTTCTTTTCTCCCTATTCAAAAGTAAAGACGAAAACTTTCCTTCATCGACACATACCCATTTCAAAATCAGATACCAAAAATCCAACACTGAAATATTCCACCCCCACCCAATTCAAAAGCTCTAAGCTTGAACCAAACCCACAATTCATAACCCTCCAACAAGAATCGCTAACTGTCATAAAGGAATCATTGTTcaataaagaaagaagaaatccaagcaataaaaaacaaaagatataAGAGTTTGAGATGAATGAAGGTGATAACACTCAGAGAGTATTATGATTTACGAACAATGGAATCAATTAATGAAGGAAAAAGACAAGGTGGACCTTTGAATTGGGATTAAGGGTAAAAATGGATCAGAGGCTTAACAAGAAAAAAGTGTGGTGGGGGGTATGTCTGAAAGTTCAACGCGTATTCAGACATTAAAAAGAACATTATCATCAACCAGACAACAACCTTAGACGGCTTTTGCCGGCTAGGCTCAGTCAAAAGACTCcactttctctctttctctcacacacacacacacaaacactttccctttccctctctctctctctctctctctctctctctctctctatctatctatattCTCTAGTGATGCATGATTCCATACAGTGTTGTGACTCTCTCTCCCTCCACCACGTTTCTTCTGTCAAAAATACCATTGGTGTTAGTTTTGTGTTCAAAACCTCTGTGTTGGTCGTTGAGTTCTGTTTGGAATATCAATGCTCTGCATTAAACGCGTTTTTAATTTCTCtccaattttttattacttttccCTTCTTTTTTCATAGTGCAGGGTAATAGTGTccattggatttttttaaattaaaggcATTCCTCCTTGATCAGTATCAATTTGGTATTTCTTAGTCAAGAGTTTAAGAATCGATTTAAGAACTTCCTAAAGTAAACAAACGTTACAAATTGCTAAAAATACCTTACAAATTAAGAtagaaaaagattaatttaataacagGGTTAGTTTAATAcataaagattatttttaagaaaaaagtgaaTAAAGGTTAAAGTTCTagcttttttaatatataaattattatcattttaattattttattatatattttataaaaatatttttatttaaacactTTCTAACTTTTTGGAactatttagtattttttttatcacctaACATGAGTAAAAAAACAATCAGTTGACATTTTTAATCgatttctcttttaataaacCATTTTCTAGTATTCTATAGAATTATGTATACTTTAAATTCTCCCAAGTTTTATGAAATGAGGAAATGATGTTGCATCAagattaatatttcattttgatgatattttagtatttttagtattttgaaggctttctaagtatttgagacTTTTATGTAATTTCAGACTTTTTCTATAATTCTTCTAACTTAGAGGGTAGGAGTCAATTGTTGTAAGTGACACtgataaatcattttattttagttgatgTGGAAATTTTATGTAGATGTTGAATTTATAGTGAATGTGAATGTTgaagttattatattttaataattagtcaTAGATATATGCGTgcttttttataattgatagttttaataaattaaaattattttaatccatTGAAACAAAGCTACAAGCCAATACTTTagagttttaatatattaaaaaaagattttaaatatgttaaaatcaatgaagtttgaattttaaataattttaatcaattaaaaatgattttaattgattaaaagaacGTCATTGTAAAgtttaagttttaaatgattttagtttatcaaattttattttaatcaattaaaatacaGCTAATTACATGAATTtgagttttaaatgattttaattgaataatatgattttaattgattaaaatatttttaattaattaaaatgtttttcattGCAAacctaaaagagaaaaaagcaTCTCTACATATTAAAAAGACCTTATAATCCATTAAAAGAACTTGTATACATTAATTTAATCGAATTCAAATAATGGATTAAAGAATTACTTACAACGTactataaaatcaaaatataactcaaaaaaataaaacaaaataaccaAGACCTTAATTTCTTGTATTTTCAATGAATTATGTGattaaaaacatcaaatattccatctttaaatttgttttaaatttttatattattacgTGTTGTTTCTAGTACTAATAATTTCAAacattcttattttataaaaatttctctatttcatAGATCTTAGATCTATTATTCTCACAAACCATATTATATTAAAAGGGTTCAAGAACTTATATGAATTCATCACAAAAGTTCTCTTGATGAATATTTTCCATTCTCTTACTTATTTTAATGACTTTCTTCATGATATGAAATTCACTCATATACTTTTTCTatcatactttttctttcaaaGTCACTTGCTTCTCTATTTCAAGTATGTAACCATATTCTTTGACATAAGCAATTATCATGTAACTTATAgcattttaaaactatttattaaaatactGAAATACCTTAATGAGATAATGAGATGGGAAGAGaggaaattaatttaataactcaAATAATtctcataattttaatatgtttatgtTCTAATAATCATCATATtagaaaattttacatttaagttATTCTATAAATTACATGAaccaatattatattaaaataatttaacattctTCCACTTGGCTTATGTATTGACTTGAAGATTCAACATTAAACTTTAAGTACACACCATACATTGAACTTAACAAGTCATTATCATCCATTGACTTAAGTTAGAAGATTGGATCATAGCGGTTGCAAGTTATCCAATAACAAGATTCCTTCCATGTATCACAAATCATTTAACTTAACTTTAATGAAACTGTAATATATCTTTAATCTCCTTTCAGAGATACATTATGTCATCTCactaaataaaacaacaatgtATACCAAGTAATGTGAATGACAGAATAAACACAAACATCTATAATAGAAATCACAAGTGTCAAACAATACAAGCATTACAACcataatgtgtgtgtgtgtacacacacacacacacacataccaAACTACATTATTAACAACAACTTATCCATTATACTCATCTTTTCAACATGACCAATGGATGTCTTGGGTGGTAAACCTTTAGTTAACGGATTCGCCATAATTAAGTTTGTACCAATATTCTCAATTGACACTCTATATTTTTGTACTTCTTCTTTGACCAATAAGTACTTCAAATCCATATGTTTTGCAATTTTCTAGTACTTATATTCTTTGAGAAGAAAACAGTTGCAGAATTGTCACAATAAATCCTTAATGGCCTAGCAATATGATCAACAATACTAAACCTTGAGACAAAATTTTGCAACCACAAAGCATGAATAGTAGCCTCAAAGCATGCTACAAATTCAACGTCCATGGTAGAAGTAGCAATAATCGGTTGTTTTGCACTTCTCTAAGAAATTGCTCCTCCAgctaataaataaacatatccAAATGTGGAGTATTTTGAATCCACTCATCCAGAATAGTCTGAATTCGAGTAGCAAATCACTTCAAGATTATCTGACTTCCTGTAGGTAAGCATATAGTCCTTGGTGCCTTGTAAGTACCtaagaattttctttgcaaCTTTCTAATGGTCCATACCGGGATTACTTTGATACCAGCCTAACATTCCAACAACAAAACTGATATTTGGTCAAGTACAAGTTGAGAATAAATCAAACTCCCAACCATTGATGCATAAGGAATTGACTCCATGGCCTTTCATTAGAAATCATTCCCAGGACATTGCATTTAACTAAACGTATCCCCTTTCTGAATTGGAACTACTCCAACAGAGCATTTTtccattctgaatctctctaaTACCCTGTTAATATATGATTTCTGAGACAATTCTTGTGATTTGTCACgaaatatttctattcctatcacaCAAGATGTCACActcatatctttcatttcaaagttattagagatAAACTTATAACATCATCAAACATGGCAACATTATTAGTAGCAAGcagaatatcatcaacatatggGACTAATATTACAAACATGCTCCCACTGGCCATGTAGATACACCGATCAACAACATTTTCTACAAAACCATATGACGCGATGGTATCACGAAACTTGAGATAACATTGTCTAGAAGCCTATTTTAGTccatatattgatttttttaatttacacaccatattttcttttcctatggAAATGAACCCTTCCGTTTGATCCATATATACATCTTTCTCAAAGTCACCATTTAGAACAGTGGTCTCTACATCCATTTGGTGAAACTCTAAACCATAATGAGCCACCAAAGCTAAAATAATTCTCAAAGAGTCCTTTTTAGATACAGGAGAGAAAGTTTCTTTGTAATCAATGTCATCCTTTTGGGTAAAACCTTTAGCAACAAGTCTAACCTTATATTTGTCAATATTGTCTTTTGAGTCACGTTTAGTCTTCAAGATCCATTTACAACCCACTTGTTTAGAACCTTAAAGCAATTCTATTAGATCCCAAACTTGATTGTCATCCATTGATTTTAACTCTTCTTTCATTACATTGAACCACTTTTCAGAATTATCACTTTTCATGGCTTGTTTAAATGAGACTAGATCCTCATCAATACTTAAGTCACATTCATGTTCAATAGAATAAACCACTTAGTCATTTGAAATAATTGGTCTATTTTCCCTTACAAACCTTCTTAACATTTCTTATTATGTTTCCTCTACATTTCCTCATTAGTGACTTACACATTGTCACTTGCATcattatcaatattttcattttgtagtACTATAACCAAGGTAGTAAAAATCGAGATCCTACTGAAGATcggaagaaaaaatataaatcgtAAATCAGAAGATCATAACACAAATTGTAAGATCCTTCAAATTTTAATGTCACTTAAAATTTGTAACTGAACTtcataatatatgaaataaaagagtacatcattagGTACAAACACATCATCCTAGTTACATAGGAGTAACTCCTCCAAgttacaaaacaataataaaataacaattcatCTAAACCAAATAATCTTATAAGTTAAATTCATAATCTTCAAAGAGACCTTCAACTCCATCATTTCCATCTCCTTCACCATTCAAATCAGCCATATCTAAGTCATGATTATATAAAGTTTATCTGGAATCAAGTTTTCATCCAAATCTAATGCTTCATTTTGCTCATGCTCATCTTCCATAATCCATTATTCATCAGATGAATAATCATCAATGTTAATTTGAGCttattttcttgtttgtttcttcttagttaattttgaattggctataacaaaaataacatcATTCATTATCTTTGGCTTTAGCCTATTTCTTCTCTTTACATGGACCTTAACAAATGCAAAGACAAATATGATAACCAAGCATTATACTAGTAATTTATTATAGAGATATATTCTAATATCAACTTACCATCTCAAAGGAACTCCAATTACGCTCACATTCAGAGGAACTACATGTCAAGCTCAATACATGAATGACAAATATTTGGAGTTCAGGATACTCATCACCATAAGACTCCTACCAATCTATTGGAGTCTTTAAATTAATTGACCTAGTAGTTAAGGGACTACTAAAACATTTTGCTTATTTTCTGAAgtcatcaatttcaacatcaatAAGAGTTTGTTCATTCTCATCCTTTACCATCCTAGTT encodes the following:
- the LOC114169150 gene encoding probable serine/threonine-protein kinase At1g54610; its protein translation is MGCLCSKSSAVEDSKVGVTKKLQSYSTRPSELNVLRLNSTRRVDEGGAKDVIIEGGRVKGSLIDKKANGSGQLYVDHDGKKRTEKPEVTVVDHIGPGRIPKAIEGEQVAAGWPEWLSSVAGEAIKGWIPRRANNFEKLDKIGQGTYSTVYKARDVINRKFVALKKVRFDNLDPESVKFMAREIHVLRRLDHPNIIKLEGLVTSHMSRSLYLVFEYMEHDLTGLASNPEIKFSEAQLKCYMQQLLSGLDHCHSHGVLHRDIKGSNLLIDNNGILKIADFGLASFFDPRHSVPLTSRVVTLWYRPPELLLGANHYGVAVDLWSTGCILGELYTGRPILPGKTEVEQLHRIFKLCGSPSDEYWLKLRLSHSTVFRPPHHYRRCVAETFKDYPSTAVKLIETLLSVEPAQRGTAAAALKSEFFTSEPVPCDPSSLPKYAPSKEIDAKLRDEARRQGAIGGRDQKVASGVRQEKGNRASFTAKDNTDPAVSVQQGRYSSSKNRSELYNPHRGAVSGILVFPHKQSEDAKAMENNFSGHIYKKPSHSGPLVAGSVWAKGAKEVDDVPPASIRGNLSKLSGLVASRTLLPEDQEDKLHHRKPSEVRKSMESTNGSESRRRQEQKRIVDHNQIESRRVPTEKSTPGGRESMGNKIYLSGPLMVSSSNMDQMLKEHDRKIQEFSRRARIDKSRARGEKVRAQRKW